In Oryzias latipes chromosome 15, ASM223467v1, the sequence cagtgctgttgtgTTTTAAGGGAGGAGTGTGTTATTGGAAATaacatggctttaattgtgtgtttgtgtgtgtgtctggcaggtcagtgtgtgatgtggctctttgactatcacagttagaaatgtcggctctttgtgtcaaacttgttcgccccCCGTTAGAGGCATTCATAGAAAACagcggatgtaacgtggattaaaacattgaccaacgacccaaaaccaaaaaagaaagaaagtgcagcaggttttttagtgttgtaagtttttctcatgtgaaattcactgaatttgttaccgttttaatgcttttaatccacgttacagccgctgttccttttctattaaagccccaaaatgaaagtcccgccccgcagcttgacatgcaaattttagccaatcagccagaaaggttcctgcccctaagtgacaaacacacccctgaacaccgacccccaagtgacaaacacacccctgaacaccgacccccaagtgacaaaaacgcccccttaacactgtgcgtaaatccaggtgagggcgcaaaaGAGAATTGACCAAACAagatcactgctcagttaggatttcaggtgttcagttgtaaaatacagGGTCGCTTAGTTAGAATTGCGCCAGCAtggttttaaggttcactcactcagtttctaaatacgcccgctcagttttctttacgccctttcaatttttggcaGTCATGTAATCCCATAAAAATTTATAGCACAAAAAAACCAgatgcactttcttaccttggttttggtttgttggttaaggttttaatccacgttacatccgccgttttttttctattaaagcctctaacACAAACAGTGgcggcgaacaagtttgacacaaagagccgcaATTTCTAACTGTGacagtcaaagagccacaccaaacactgacctgccagacacacacacaaacacgcaattaaagccatattatatCCAATAAAacactcctctccttacaatacaacagcacTGAATTAAAGAGCgcagtttcagttatgggtgttttttttcagtatttaaggttaaaacataccggtaaaacatttatgctagtgtgtttttaaaaaggcagcgcGCGCAAAaatgagttggttgtgatttattttttcagtcatcaatctgcatccaaaaattaattgaagtcctcatcttctgtatatgaaatgaacagctgggctaaatttctatcaaacacgccaggttCCCTTTTGTCATTGTCAGAGTCTGTCTCATTGCCGTGCGGCTCCAAAGCTCAAagaacagtgcaagcagacatGTCAACCCAAGCTTAAGTCCTACTGTCcaaaagtgtggcgtaaggggttatgaatcttcagacagaccagaagtatgtctgaataaaccccttttgtaatcgaggccaaactttattcattttaatcatatttgaaattcttttgtgttggaccgggaaaggagggaagaagagagagggatgttagagaggggggataggagggtgatcataggaaggggggggggggtggtaaaACCACGAAggagcataaagcaacaagctaaaGGATGTTTTtcattacggtgaggttcagatgtaatacaaatctcaaagggcggggcctgtccacacacacacttaagtgttataaacacacctgctagctgcaaaaatgtccacatgtcaacatgtacacaatacagatagtgttcacacacgcatacctatgccttcaaaccaactagtgtgaaatatttcattcaatcatgaaaaaacaatgcaaaggtgagctaacacctgtgcttaagggagtgtttatgttcttctaaaatggatagtggaatgtgaaaaaaaggagggagagtgcccagccacccccacaccaagacccccgccgtagcagccgcggcagccagaacccccaaagccacatggcagcaggcagagaacaaccgccccccgggcgctCACATCCACCACCcaagccagggccagcaggaccgcctcgaggcccccagagccagagagcagggaggcatggggggaaagagagtgctgccccagcccaaccaggagagcagcccccccgcagcgccaggagggcccaaagccgggccccacccgagaagggtgtccacagccccagacgagcacctcatcaccacccaggagttctgggcatccccccgccccaaccccaggtacgagccatgacccccaagggagacccgctccgcgctcagccacggttggtccagaaaggagcacagcaggggccagccgcccccgcccaggaggggggcaccccagGGAAAAGGGGGGCCACGAGggatgttgtaaacatggcccaacCAGGTTCGGCCGCAGtaggaaatttggcgaggcccagcacccgggggcaaggaccagaacccactcCTCAGGGAtaggacacccccggctcaggtgtgatgtgatccccggcttctggccctgccagaaagctcagggatccctctccctatGTGGAGAGAGgcccgccgggcccaggaaaccagcacccaggggacactgccgccgttgccaagggtccagtaccccataccagggatggggtaggggacagatgttccaaggtcccaccttccttgggaaatgtgtgtgtgtttatgcatgtgtgtatatgtttgaatgtatattttgaggggtgaATGGTGTGTGTACCAAGGGGGTGCTGTTAAAATTGCCGGGTAGGGCTCTGAGCGGACATCTCCTGAtcactcacagtgatgtccaagcaccccccctaccaagggcctacatgtctaaggtgcaaataaaaccgagacaGGGGGGGCACACTCCATGCgtcaaccatgggagggggaccactgccaagtagcccccccccccccccccccccaaggtgcatcgcaggctaaacccatCCTATTATGAGATTATATGAgaaagggggtaagttggggacgaCATTTCATTGTagcttttcattgtaatttgctggaagttgctgcgctCAAGTCGATCTTCCAACACACGCAACCTCGCCTTGTTTctgcggaaactcagctgctgctgcgtcctCTTGTCTTGTTGGAGTTTGTTATCCAGCGTCCTCACTTGCaaaccatggattcatttttttgaattcTTTGGCAGCTGCAGTTCGattaagttagaaagatcttcgcagattcagacttcctgcttcaaagtcaaagtcaaagtcggctttattgtcaaatgtactgcatccataaagacatacagcacagatgaaattgctttcctctcaccccacagtgcaagcagcatataaaataataaataaacgacttaaaaatagataaaaagagagcaataataagaagaataacagtagtctaaacagtgcagaaagcaatgagatggttaaagtggcagtttaaagtgacaacagtgctgagaacagtaagtggatgagttagtgatggcagtctttggtgaaaGTGGTGATCTGAACTGTTGTGAAAGTTTTCAGTGTGGGCTTGTAGGACGGAGTGGAGGGGCCAGAgggggagggcagggagggagttgagtGTCCTTATtgcctgatggaggaaactgtcttttagtctgctggttctggcctgcagactttgcagcctcctccctgatggcagcaggttgAAGTGTCTCTGGGATGGGTGTGAGGGGTCCCTTGCAATCCTGAtggctttgcgggtgaggcgggaGCGGTAAATGTCCGAGAGGCCAGTAAGAGGGACACCAACGATCTTCTCAGCTGTTCTCACAATGTGCTGCGGAGTCTTCCGGCAGGACGCGTTGCAGGCTCcgtaccacacggtgatgcagctggtcaggatgctctcgatggcccccctgtagaaggtctgcatgatggggggaggagctctggCCCTCTTCAGTTTGCGGAGGAAGTACAGGCGTTGTTGGGCTTTCTTGGCGAGTGATGCAGTGTTTTGGTTCCAAGACAGGTCGTCGGAGATGTGCACCCCAGGAACTTGGTGCAGCTCACcctttccacagcagcaccattgACGATCAGTGGAGCGTGCTGGGTGGGAGTTCTCCGGAAGTCcacaaccatctcctttgtcttctccacaTTCAGGTGGAGATTATTGTCTTTGCACCACATAGCCAGCCTGTTCACCTCACTCCTGTAGGGGGTCTCATCGTTGTTgttgatgagacccaccactgttgtgtcatccgcaaacttgATAAAGAGGTTGGAGCTTGATGTTGGGGTGCAGTCGTGGGTCAGCAGAGTGAAGAgaagggggctcagcacacatcctTGGGGGACCCCTGTGTTAATTGTAATGGTGCTGGAGGTGTTGTTGCCGACACGAACTGCCTGTGGTCTCCCTGTCAGAAAGTCCAGAAGCCAGTTACACAGGGAGGTGTTGAGTCCTAGCTGGTCTAGCTTGTGGATGAGCTGCTGGGGGATGACTGTATTGAAGGCGGAGCTGAAGTCAATGAATAGCATTCTGACATGAGAGTCTTTTGTTTCCAGGTGAGTGAGGGCTGTTGAGATGGCATCATCGGTCGAACGGTTTGACCGATATGCAAACTGGTAGGGGTCCAGAGTGGGGGGGAGGGTAGACTTGATGTGCTGCATGACCAGccgctcaaagcacttcatgagaATGGGGCTGAGAGCGATCGGGCGGTAGTCATTGTAGCAGGAGGGAGAGGACTTCTTTGGGACCGGGATGATGGTGGTGGCTTTGAAGCATGAGGGGACAACACCCTGGCTCAGTGAGAGGTTGAAGATGTCTGTGATGACATCTGTCAGCTCATCAGCACAGTTCCTCAGGACACAGCCAGGAATGTTGTCAGGTCCTGGGGCTCTCTGTGGCTTAATCCTTCCCAGTGAGCGCCTCACGTTGTCACGTGATAGCATCAGCACTAGGTcactgggagggggaggagtcttcTGTGCCGGGATGCTCTTGTCTGCCTCGAAGCGGGCAAAGAAGGTGTTTAGCTGGTCCAGCAGAGGGGTTGAGTAGTCGCAGGCCTGTGGGGCGGGCTTGTAATCCGTGATGGTCTGGATGCCCCGCCACAGGTTCCTGGTGTCACCACTGTCGCTGAATCGGTCAGCCACCTTCCTGGAGTGCTCCCTCTTGGCCACCCTGATGCCTCGTGACAGGTTGGCCCTGGCTGTTCTCAGACCAGCTTCATTCCCAGCTCTGAAGGCAGCGTTCCGTTCCCTCCAGAGTCTGTGGACGTCTCCTGTCAGCCATGGCTTTTGGTTGGCTCGAAGGGTTTTTGGTGACTGTGACATCGTCCATGCACTTCCTCATGTAGGATGTGACAGTCTCTGTGTACTCCTGGAGATCAGTGATGTCATTATAGGTGGCTGCTTGTTTGAATATACTCCAGTCAGTGGTGGCAAAGCAGTCCTGTAGAGCCTCAGTAGATCCTCAGGCTTTGACCTTTGGCCTGTATGCTGGCATTAGCATGACAGTGGTGTGGTCTGAGGCGCCCAGGTGGGGGAGGGGAAGGGCTTTGTAGGCTCCTTTGTGTGCGGTGTAAACATTGTCCAAGATGTTTTTACCTCTTGTGGGGAAGTTGATATGTCCATGGAGTTGTGGAAGCACGCTCTTGGGGTTTGCATGGTTGAAGTCCCCGGCCAGGATGAGGAAGGCATCAGGGTGTGCTGTCTGCTGCTCACTGATGTGCTTGTGTAGTTCATAGAGAGCCTCACTCCTGTTGGTGGTGGAGCTGGGAGGGATGTATGCTGCTACCAGCAGTATGGagctcttctgataaacgttcaaatgtgtcagcaactGTCCCAATTATTTTgcattaacacagagagtgtattgttttccctttcggcttttccaatcaggggtcgccacagcgaacgagtcgcatggtaaacttggcaatgttttacgccggatgcccttcctgacgcaaccctctcaaagcaactgggcttgggaccggcactgaagtagagaagggaacagggagcagcccggagtcgaaccctggtttcacggacggaaggcgccgcaaaccagttcgagctaaaccggctcagAGAGTGTattataaatgcatttctaaagaaaaaagttcttttttttgtgcctttttatcagaattgttcgcttccagctgtgaatgcagacatgcagcgagccggctgccaagggaccgtagtgcaaactctgtgaaacaccattctttcctcaaaaacagttcGATCACCCTGTCCTGTAGATTATCGTCCTTCAGTTCCgtcaagaagtccttttctattgctgagagccgagtctgtccagttgtgtttctgcgtaGGTTTAATTCGCTTTAGAGCCAAAAATGTCCGCTCGACAGACGCGGTGGACACGGGGATGGTCACTGCCAAACAGTCAAATCTGTACACCTGCTCACAATCTCACTCAGGTTTTTCTGATGAAAGAAGTCAAAGATATCATTGGGAGATTTTCCCTGCAAAATCCTCCATGGAGTACATTCctgtcagctctgttttttaCTGAGACggatttaaaaagtgtttcgTGGCTGATCCAGATAATCAGCAGATAAAGGAGGTTACTGAAAAACTAGCAATGATGGGGCAGGAATCCAAACATACCAACACAttattactggtgcaacaaaaatggcgagcaaaacggagctatccagccgttcagttttgagctagatgccagcaaaaataaggaagacacacacatttgtagtcatctacaagtggatgcattggaatatAGTATaggcagggagcttgaggcccgcCAACagtagcacctacgtcacagctacaagctttttcaaactgcatttttcgtctactcctgattcacaacaattttgattaagaaatactcagaaatgtaatttgctTTAAACATGTCCTCCGTTATCAGAAGAATTTTGCAAGgatatgtttaaaaatttttaaaaaagatataCATTGGACATAACGTAAATGATAATTACGTAAAACCCAAAATACGTATTCCAAAATACGAccgagttttagggccacgatgaggaaaaaaaattctggtcaacgtttcaagaaaaaactcgtcgtgtcgagataaaactcgaaataaagtttcgagattaaagtcgcaatgttgcgcgagagaagtgaagctgagtctttcaggagtatccagtgttatggctaatgttagtaAGCTAGTAGCTTTGTACTAcagagtttacgacagagttttatggccaccaaaaaaaagtaattttattaggagatataaactcgtaaatttacgggaaaaaattcatagattaacaaggagaaaacaccgaaattgtctgtttatcggagcatcgcttgaaaatgaaatatgtggagccttttgtgaagctttattaggtttaaaacaaaaagattctgaaccttttggcgactcagaATCAGATTAATGTCAGTGGATCCGTCtttttccggggttcggtgtcagtaaagcggactttcatttgtaaaataaggagctcagagacacgtttgggtgtagaggaccgctgcagcctttattctccttttcattcacataacctgaagttcatctgtcactttacgtcatgaacctgtcatcccaacaacaccaatgcggaagtaaacagtgttacatacgcccactgctgcagatgaagcgacccgtttgatcattaaataacaaagataaatgaaaatagtctgttatattagcattaaaacgttgaaaaaggcaaaaagtgcttctcctcctcagacggaagcatcacacaaacatcgagatctggtctttggtggaggaagaaaggattcaagcgaacagctgcagggacaccgacgacggcttcatcgggctgcagagatcctgcaaagcaaccatcaaaaaataaaactttaataaattgtaaatcaaacaaatgagcttccagtcattttggaacgttatcaataaacattcagctcacctgttcaactgagtttagtcagtctgatctgctgctgcgcggcgttcacctgctgctctgcatgctcacttccacaataatctcgtaaatttacccgtttttttctcataaatttacgagataaaatctctcTCGCGCAACATGcaactttaatctcgaaactttgtgtcgagttttttctcatcatgacgagaaaaaactcgaaaCGTtggccagattttttttttcctcaccgtggccctaaaactccgtcgtaggaAAAAATATACTCTTATTATCTGAAAATTCtaataaaagaaacactgaTTGGTTTCACTGAAAATAAATTGGTGATTAATTGATGATATAAAGGAAAATGTTCctatcaaataataataataataacaataataataataatacaaaggTTGCAACGTGAATGGGGATGTGTGTCCTGTAGATAAACAGTGTGCGCTGTTTTGGGGACATGTATACAATTTCTAAAGGgagaaaacaattttcaaatgtGCAAACCTTTTTGACACATTCTTCAAAAATATTTCTCATACAAAgacaaattgtttgttttttgtttacagatacaaaataaatatatatatctggACATCGTGTTAAAATTGCTAAATACTTTGAAACTTCAGAGGTGGAGCTTATtttgtgtattacaaaaatATGACTATTATGACAGTACAAGTCAAAATAGTCTcttcctggggggtattccaggaagcatgtttaaactagcctgactttaagcctgaactctggctgaaatccgcctgaacttgcttactctgggtatgtcggttccaaaagaccggatatgagttggcgtaattacgctcgacttggtaaccctgggttaacgcacggtacataaagacattctcaatagatcgccgatttctggagtcaccatggaaacgcgtggagaaaaaaaaagaaagcgcgacacttgagacggaagtgagacggagttttagattttaatgacggcggaaaaaaattacaagtccatcaaaaaagtaacatggctgaaaaataatttaaatactttagttaaattaattcaaactcaataattgtttatacaactcaaatttacgtatttatctaactaaatgtcacattactccaataatcttttttccatcttaattacttatatttcttgaactctcatatgtctaagtttgagccggcagatatgctcatttttataacaataaaaagaacagaaaaaaaatgcacggagtgcaaaaattcattaaagaattttccatcacTGTCATAACATGCTAAAggggtaggggtgctatataaactcatcatcctctcctttactctcactcatggtgcagagacgtaagcatagtaggacaaaatagctcggcaaaacacggtgaaacacagtaaaacagctaaacaactaaacacattttgtaaagaacccacacttaaacccaaatccgtccagacaggcaaagggaatgatatcccagaatcccttgcggtgccgatgtaacggcagcaccaaagttacacctacttaattgaattaatttgaacgaaaggaaaataattgtctgaaaactacgtgttatttttaaggtgacctaacaaaaaaaaaagatttatcttaactgaagcaaataattaagttagatcaaagtaaaaaagtttatctttccaacatccatatgtggtcttatcaccctctcatggtggaaaaagtattatctgagctttttcatccactaagtcatctttaaatggacacgccatgctgctttccctctctgtaaacaaaccaaGCTTCAAccaaacctgctccagaccaggttatgttcggagcatgagttgccatggtaacttgacctaccctgaaacatacctccatttctggaaccaaaagctgaggttatcaacttccttaacctcaaacttatcgtgggagctagcataacctgctttctggaatacccccctgagaGCTTGTGTCCAGCAGCTGTTTGTTGTTAACCCGTTAAGCTCTTATTGGTCAGGACTGATCTCTGCTAACATTGATAAACCTTCAACTATGAACCTTTCAGTACTGTGGCCTTCATGATGGAGACAGCAAGGGTTTTCCTGGGGTACGAAAGAAGTTTTGAAGGCAGGTCGGCTTTAATGTAATAGAAGAATTTACTAATGTTTTCTATGTACATGTTTTCaggttttccctttttgttcttCTGGCTGTTCCATCATGTGGGTTTCCTGCCAAAGGTGATTCTCATTCCCTTTTGTTGACATCAATGTAGATGAATGTGTTCTTCAGAACTTTTGCTCTTTCTACCCTCAGGCTCCAAATCCACAGATCAGAGCAGTGGTGACCAAAAAGCAGCAACTAACTTTGCTTcccacagaggagctcagaTGAGCCGCTCTGCTCCTGTGCATTACAGCTCTCATTCAAGCGGCGTCTCTCAGCCAGTTCCAGTGTTTGTGCAGAATCCTGGTGTCCCTCAGTTTGTTCCCATGGTTCCATCAGGCAGCAGCTTGAGCTCTGCTGTGGCAGGATACCCTGTGGCTGTTCAGACAGGATCTACTGTTCCTGTGTTTTCCggtgttcctgcagcaggagTCTCTGAGGCAGTTCAGGTCCCTGTGCAGGCTCCTGGTTTCTCCCAGTTTGTTCAGACGGGCCCAGCAATGGTTGGCTCTGCTTCCcctgtgtttgtgctgcatgAAGGAGCTGGTTCCACACAGCCAGGACCTGCTCAAGCTGCTCTGCCAGGTGACTCCTCTAAAAAGCTGCTGTGAATGTTGTTCTCCATGAATCCTCCCCTTTCTGACGAGTGTCTTGTTTGTCCAGAAACCCAGTGGGCTGTTGCTCCTCCATCTTTCTCTGAGCAAGCAGCAGCTGATGCCCAGGCTGTGGGCTCCAGTGACTTCCTGCCACCAGTCCCTGCCCCTCCAGCTGGCCCTGTCCTCCAGTCCGGAGAGACTTCCAATATTGTGAAGGAAGCTGAACTTGGCAACTACCAGCAGCAGACGGAAGAGTTTGGTTACCCGGCTGAGGCGGCGCAGCCTGGAGCTGCTTTCACCAGCGTGCTTGTTCCAGGCCAAGGACTTGGTGGCTTCTGGGGTTCTCCTTATCCTGGCTTTGACTACAGGCTCCTGTATGGTCTGTACCCTCCTGGCACCTACACCACCTTCAGCCAGAACCATGAGAAGGGCAAAGACTACTACCAATCCATCCACTACTTGAAGGAGCATGTTTCTGAAGACCAAGGTCctcaacaacagcagcagcttcagcagaagGTCTTCCATGGTCATCCCCAGAGATCTTGAGTGGGCCAATTGGTATGTTGCTCACAGCATTACAGTAAACTGATTCTTATTTTAATCTGAGGTTTTGTATTCATTTTCCAGGAATGATTGCTGAaattgcataaataaaaaatattgaaaccATTCCATAACTGACATTCTTTCTCTAAATGCATATATCGATGTGCTGCTGGGAGAGGCTTGTTaatggtgcagttaaaattggtccAAATGGGTGCTAATGCAATGAATTTTAGACATCAAATGATgactaaaatgcaaaaatataccATCAGACATTTTCATGGAATGATTGTTCCAAGTGTTAAACTGCACAGAAATGAAACTGCAGAGAGACCTACCAGCATCCCTGGAGGTCAGAATGCACAAGCCACTACTTTGTAAACCCAAATTTTGACAATGAGAGCAGTGGATGACTATTGTAAACTTCTGCATTAGGATGAATTTATGGGTCATGAAATGTTCCAATATTCAGCCTGGATTATGACTCGTTGGGACTAATGCAGAGTCTAAATGCCACAGACTCTGCTCTCTCTGGGGTTGTTGGGATTGGTTGTGGAATTGCAGTATTGTAACAGTCCTAACATGCTGGCTAAGACAGAGATGCATGGATCTCTGTGCGGTCACTTTCCTTTTGGGCGCTCACCTGGGTTTGCACGCAGTGTTAAAGgggtgtttttgtcacttgggggcggtaacCTTTCTGTATGATCTAATTGGcggaaatttgcatgtcaaatctGGCGAGGCAGTGGGGTGGACCTTTcttttagaggctttaatagaaaagaaacagcGTCTGTAACGTGGATTTAAACGGTAACAAA encodes:
- the LOC110014571 gene encoding uncharacterized protein LOC110014571 — protein: MMETARVFLGFSLFVLLAVPSCGFPAKGSKSTDQSSGDQKAATNFASHRGAQMSRSAPVHYSSHSSGVSQPVPVFVQNPGVPQFVPMVPSGSSLSSAVAGYPVAVQTGSTVPVFSGVPAAGVSEAVQVPVQAPGFSQFVQTGPAMVGSASPVFVLHEGAGSTQPGPAQAALPETQWAVAPPSFSEQAAADAQAVGSSDFLPPVPAPPAGPVLQSGETSNIVKEAELGNYQQQTEEFGYPAEAAQPGAAFTSVLVPGQGLGGFWGSPYPGFDYRLLYGLYPPGTYTTFSQNHEKGKDYYQSIHYLKEHVSEDQGPQQQQQLQQKVFHGHPQRS